The Hevea brasiliensis isolate MT/VB/25A 57/8 chromosome 1, ASM3005281v1, whole genome shotgun sequence DNA segment TGTTATTCTCTTTTCCTGCAACAGTTTCCACATCAGTTTCCAACATATTACTTCCAGTACAGACTTTTGTTTTCAATCAAATCCAAATGAGAATCAGGAAGCCTTGACTAAAGTTGCATAGCAAAAATAAGGTAGAATTCTTGGGCTCAACAATGCAACCATGAggattgattcacagtactcatTAGGATCATGACATGTTTTTGGTCTCTCACAGAAAATACCTTTCTGTCAAACAACCTACTTATATGAGCATCTTGGTCTCTAAGCAACCTTACAAAGCAAGCAAATTTGCTGAAGTCCAAACAACAAGACATAAATCCAGAAATCTAGCATCTCCAGTTTGTTTATTTGGAAAGACATCTGAGAAGATGCTAACAAAAAACAAGGACCATAACATTGTGGTTTGGAACAGTTGGATCAGTAATCAACCACAATTATTTTCGGTGCCTCCATGGTTTCTCCACCTCAATATTCTTCACTCCTTGATTTTTGAATTCTCATAATCCCACCCCAGTTGCTTACAAATAACATATAATGTTACAATTTCCAGGGCTTGCATCATCAGAACACCAAACTAATTACTTCAATGCATTCCATTATACCTTTGCTATCCCATACAGGGTCTAGATTCTTTAAGCCTGGGAAACTCACTTAAAAAATAAGAACTCACTGGCCAGCAAGAAGCCCCCATGAGTAAATATCCATTTAAATGGGACTTTGAGAAAGCCCAAAGGATTTAACACACGTGATGTAGTGAACCCATAAAAATGAACCATTAAAGGAATGAGAAAAATCATTGATTTCCCTGGCACGCGACTATAGGACTCTCTGAATGCCAAGAACTTACCAGTCACATTAAGCTTTTGAAAATGAATCACCCAAATTTTAAAAAGAAAGACGAACTACAACAAAATCATCATGATGAAGCATAAtttaatgagagagagagagagagaaagaggtggggggggggggggggggggtgtggagAGAGAGCAGGGAAAAATAAAATCCACGGTTATATGTAACTCTTAAATAAAGATTATAATTCATTTCGGATACAATTTACAGATGCAACAAAAGGAAGTATGAATAAGTTACTAAGTTCCCCAACCCTAAAAAAAATGGGTGAATATTGGCTCACCTTATGAAGGTGGAAGTTTATGCCATCCACAACAACAGTTATATCACTTGGCAACCCTGCATTATAGAACCTGCCAGACCCACCAAAATTCACAATATATTACACATACTCTTCACTAATTCTTCTATTAGGAATGAACACTTTCATCAAATGATCACCACCACATGCaatatcataaactcttttcttcaAAGCCATCTGAATTATGTAGCAAGCATGACAGGGCCAATTAAATTCATTCGAGTTAAAAGTAGAATTCAGACTTATAATGAAACAATAAGAATAGAAATAGAATCAAATTAAACAAAATAAGCACATGCCGGTGAGAAAAAAGCAGAAAAACACAGAAAAATGGTTAGAGAGATAAATAGTGTTCGTACCAGTCATTGCCCTCTTTAAGAAACCCAGTAACTTTCCTTGCAGGGGCCATGACCAAGCTTAGAAGAAACAAAGACCCCTTTTTTATCCGTAAGCCAGGCCAAAGTCCGAGTAGGCATAAAGAATAAAAGCCTCTAAAACAAGAGGGAAATTTCCCACAAAGCTCTTGAGTGTTACTTCTACATCACGGTGTTAAAAAAGGGAAAGAAGGAGGAGGCGAAACAAAAGAAGCACAAAACATTCAAGGGTCTAAACAAGTCAAATGTGGACTTGTGGGCAACTACAGTGGGCCTCTTTACAGCTAAGAAAAACAAACACATACACACAATTGCGGATAGTGTGTGCCCATCAAAAGCCGAATTACATGCCCAGCGAAAACCCCAACAAGAAAACCAACAACCACAAGCAGCACcatacaattaaaaaaataaaaaataaaaacccaCAAAAAAGAAAACAGTTAAAAGAAGAAAGAATGCGCAGAACAGGATATATAGGCGGCAAAAGCGAAAACGAAAAGCTCTAAatgcaattttaaaaattcttaaCTTTAAGTGAAAGGAAAAGCAAATCGAAGCACAAGATTTTTGAAGCTAAAAGGAGATGGACACCTGCTAAATAGTGTCCAAATGGGAGAAAGCAGACAGACAAGGGTAATGATAAGAGAGGCCAAAACTGGTAAAAGAAATTATGTTTGTCTTGAGCTTTTTGTCGAACACTTTGCCTGCAATCATCATTCAAAACGCGTGCGTTTAGAAGAGCTTGGAGTGTTACTTGGGCCATGTGTTCCATTCTTCTAATGATTATTAGTCCACATGGAAGACCTCTAATTGCCGCCTTCATTCCTTACTAATATGAACAAGTAAATAAATATTTCTCTGAGGAGTGCCTATGTAATTGCCTTAATGCATCTTTATCGTTGATTCATGTGAAATTCATTTAAGTTAATGGTTCGGATGTTTCAATCATTCAATCGTGTCGCCTAAGCTGGCATGGTCCGATTTTGAATGGGAATCGAAATCGGATCAGTTTCGAATCAATCCAATGTGATTTGATTAAATTCAATGATTCgaattaaaaaataaagtaaaaatatgGTTTTTGAATTAAAATCAAAACTAAAATCGATTTGATTAAATTCAAATTCAATCGATTTCAATTTGATTTTGTTTAAAATTATGATACGTCATGTATAGTATCACTTGCAATTaatactaatatttttcaaaaattataaattaatttataaaaataataataactaaatattaattttatattaattgtgATCGATTATATAAATTGTTTCCTTGTTCAGTTttgttaaatttataataaaaataaaaaaataaatattataattctaaatttttagagttataatgcatggtttggagtaattctaaatttttatttttttatttttattataaatttagggAGGACTCATGCTTTGCTTTACAATAGTAGGTGAGGAGAATAATTGGTGGAATTGGCATGATTTATAATCAATGTAGTTGTTGTGGTATTATTAATAGACAGTTTGTCTTATCTAATGATATAAGACACTTAATTGGTTAAAAAAGATGCTTATGATGTTAACATACATATGTATTCATAAATAGCATGCACCTTACATCTACCAACCAATATTGCCTTCATCTTCTTTCTCATATATCCaatagaattattattattattattattattattattattattatttaagtagATAACAGGTATCTCGCAATTCATTGGGTTAAGCTCAATCAAATTCGTATTTTTAGTAGATAACAGGTATCTCGCAATTCATTGGGTTAAGCTCAATTAAATTCGTACCTAAAAATTCATTACAGGGTAAAGCGCTTTCAATAGAAATTTTCTCTATTTACAagaattatttaattcatttttttatcacattaataattttatttttttaaaaaataaaaaattatataaaaatttcaaatatatTATTTGATATGGAAGAATGCATCCTTAAAATAGTTTAAAGtcattcaaaaataaaatttaatttgaatacaCATAAATTGgctgaaaatatatttaaatgtaagaaaagaacCTTCTCTttcattaatatatattttttatttattttataataaataaaaatgataagagataataatattacaggtCTTAAAAATATGCATATACTTAAAATTAAGCTATAAAAGTAAAAAACATTTTAATGTTTTAAATAAATATTCTTTCCTAAAAAACATAATAACATTCAAATGTTATTATTTATTTCGCGGATATTTTCACTAAAAACATTTTATaaacaaatatttttttataaaaaatactttcattatttgattaaaatattaaattaataatatatatttatattatgtatgtataaatattttaacaatttactaaattattgaagtttaaaaaataaaaaaacgattttctcttttaaaagataaaattaaaaatgacttaattttttatctgaccaataaaatattttttattgatcaAATTTCTTGAGTGCCCcaaatattaaaaatgagaaaaatattaaatatgaaataaatatagcctttttttatttattctatttttatatgatattttaacaataaaataaaatatacaaaatgcATAAAAACACAATAAACAAAAATATTCTTAAGAATTAGTTgttgaaatattttaatttattattcaagaaaataatttttatttgaaaatttaagtTTTGTTGATTTAAAACCGATATTCTTACTTCATTGTTATTCAATCATTAACAATAAATACTTTTcccttttaaaataattaatttttttttttataaatatatggcagaccttatcattttctttccagaCAAATAGTAACCCTAATTAATGATTTtgcttcaagaaaaaaaaaattataaccctAATGTTTATAATTGTTTAAGTCTGTCAGAAATTCAAAGAGGATAATCTACACATCAAATATAATTAGGGTAAATTATATGGACAGTATATTAATATAGAGatattaaaactttaatttataatataaaattcattgatttttaatcTTAGTAACATAAAAATCTCTAATGATTTTCAATAGTTGGTGTTTAAGTTATTTATGCTGAAATgatttttattgaattaaaattttatattttatgaatTAATAGTTTcggataataaattttaaattattgaaatgtCGATTTATGTAATTTTAATCATTAGAGCGATTGATACTTAATAAATATagagaaaaaatataaattttaatataacaaATATCACTTCAACAGAATAATTTACATATTGACTATTAAAGATCACAagaaaattttatgttatttatcgtgttataaattaaaatttaaatatactaTTATTATATATTTCTAAATTAAGATGCTGTCAATGTAATTTACTGAATATAATTAATGATATTGCATTGAATAATTGTATGAGCAGTACTCCATTATTGCAATCATACAAATTAATAACAACCATACATCTGAAATCCTTAATTAATGtattggggaaaaaaaaaaaagaaatccttAATTAATGAAAGTGAGGTGCCTGACTCTAGGGTTTCAGGTCGGAAtcaataattttcatttaaaatttaaagGAATCGAAATTGAATTATAGAATATCTCTTGATTCTAAttatatttcaattttaattttaataaaatttaataactaaatatatttttttttaaatataaagaaATTTTAATCCCAAATTAATCAATTTCAGCATTAATTCTTGccgatttaaaaataaaatttaattaattttgatttagttttattttaaattagtccgatgaattaatccaaaatcgtttaaagtggagatagagaattcatatagccgaccccaaattttttgaataaaggcttagttgagttaagCTGAGTtgagtttaattttaaattagatcAATGGAGAAAATTggcctatattttttaaaaacgcTTAAAATTAAAGCATTAATGTGTTAAAGGTTTTGAAAATCATTGCTATAGCAATAATAATAaggaaaatttgtaatttagttTCTAAATTTTGTCCTATgttatagtttttaaattttgagaaattaattatttaatctctaaaTTTCGTACTATATTATACCCTACTttatgaatttttgaaaattaattatttgattaatgAATTTTATACTATATCATAATTTAGtcctataattttaataaatagaatAATTTAGTTATTCTGACAATAGATAAAATTATagtaaacattaaaattattgaCTAAAttgtttgataaattaaattaaataaagggactcaataattcatttctcaaaattcatgtactaaaatataatatagtaTAAAATTCAGAGACTAAAGTGTATTATAGAGCaaaattcaaaaatcaaattataaatttcctAATAATAAAATATTCTTGACCTGTTGGAAGGTAATAATAAAGATTCTTTCTTGGTTTTTCATTTTTGGGATTATATTTCATCAAACATGGAAAGCAGCATATTATTGGGTGTGTAGATCATGCCAACTAGgtgtaataaattattattaacgaGAAACCCACTTTGATTAATTTTTAGCAACCCAATCAATGGTATGGTGATGTAATGAAGATCCCAAGTTTGTAACTAGTCAAtttgagagaccaaaaatatggcagttttcttcatgaaatagACCCTAAAGGTGATGCTATATTTGGGGATATTTTGCTCTATTTATATCGAGATTAAATATGTTATTAATTtcataatataaaaaatacaatTCAGTAGAAGAAACTAGTGCAAAATAGGTATTGTGGCCTTTTGGACTGGTGACTGAAATCACAGTGATATCATATGCTGCCTTGAGAAATCACAGTGGCCTTTTGCATGAGGCTGTGTATAATTTTGATTGGTTTTTGTTTACAAAATGAATGTTATCAGTGAAGGTTTTTTCTGTTGGTTCTGTGGTGCGGCATCGTGGTTGAAGGACCCATGTTTTCATGGTTCTGTTTCTTTCTTGGTGCTATTAAGTTCAGTTTCAATGGAAGGACAATGATCGACTTGGGAATTTGTTTCAAGTGATTTCGAGGGTTAGAGTCGACGCTTGAAGATTTACTGTTGATTTTCCCATAGCGGGAATACCACGTTTCGTTTGTCAATGGTCTAGTGGTGATTGAGTTTGCATGATTTGGTATTTTAGAGATTATAGTTTGCCTGTAATGctttggaatttcctcacttAGTCACTACAGCAGCTTCGATTCTGGGTGTCTGGCGATGCCACTCCACGGGCGTGGCGATTTCCTTTTCCCGTGGGCAGTATGGTTTGTTGGGTGGTGTTTTTTGGATTATGTTTAATTTACTGTATGAGACTGATTTTGCCTATTATATAATTTGAACTATGTATTTGCCCAAAGGCCTTGCTTAATGCAATGAAttacaatattaaaaaaaattgtgatCATCAAAAGTCGACACAAGACAACCACCAAAAAGGTTTAAGGTGATCATTTGCGGGCTTGCCAAATTGTTGGTATGATGGCTTCGGCCTTTTGAGTATAACCAACAATTGCCCGTTATTACAAAAATTTAGGGCCAAACTTGACACAAAATACCCCCAAAAGTCTGCTTTCGCTGTGCTAAAACATATCCTGGAAAACCAATAAATATATGTAGTTATTTACttaattatcataatttaataataacatacaatcatttagatataaaatattatttaaaatatcaaTTTGTTTTATATTCAAAGCAAACAATTAATTCTGCTAAAAAAATAGTAATGAAAATAAATGGAATGCAAGAAATTggattcactttcatttttcatGCCAAAAAAGCATAACCAAAGGGATTCGCACATCGACCATGACTCGGCATCACCGTTCACAAACGCTGCAATAATTTAGAATTGTTCCAACTAATTTTCTGTCTCGAACTTTTAAAAAAATGTATAATCTCACCATTCAAATTTCCTAAAGAGATCACCATATCAGGCGATAGGCATTCATAGTtggaattaaaaaataataatttaataagagCATGAAGGGTTCAACGAATTAATACAACAAATCCCTGGAGAAACAAAACAGAGGAATGTCAAGCAAACATCTATAGAAACAGAACAAACGTTGTATAATGCCCCCATTATACCGTAGCCCAAGCTCACAAGACTAGTTATCGTGACAAAATATACTCGCCTAATAAGATCCTAATTATCTATTCAAGAGTAATATCCAAAACGCAGAATACCTGAGCTACTGCGAGCCATGACTATAGACACTGGAAAGACGAAAAAAAATTTAGCGTATATAATATGGAACAAGCAAGCGTATATAATATGGAACAAACCACTAACAGATTTAAAATTCCCTTAACAAGAACTGGAACTCATTCTAACGAACAGCCTACCCAAGAATTCCGATTCTCAAGTGTTTCTTCAGCTGGATGAAGGTCTTGCGATGGCCTTCTTAACTGCCTCAGCATATGTCCTGTGTTGATAAGTGAGGGTTGATTCAAGCAAGTCCCACAGCGATGTCTTGGGGTTCCAACCTGGCATACATGCAACAAACTAGTGTCAAAACATGTGTGATTATTGACAGTGGAAATAAAAATAACAatcttaataataataacaataataacacAAAAAAGTAGGTAAGGAAACATGACATACCAAGCTGTCTATTGATTATGGTCATGTCTGGAACTCTCTTGTCACTGTCGTCATATCCCTCACCATAAAATTCCTTGGAGGAGACATCAACTGTTGGCACCTCCAGAGCCGGTTCTCCGCTTACGTTTGCATAGACCTGTTGAGAGAAAGCATATCAATTCCATGTCTAAGAACACATTCCAATCCACCCGGTATTAAAAGAAAAAGATAGATGTATTGTCATAATAACCCCTCACCTCAGTCATCATTTCGGCAAGCTGCCTAACAGTAACTTCATTGTAAGGGTTTCCAACATTGAAAATGTGACCATTAGCCCTGGCTGGATTTTCCTGCATAAAAAGATGGCACTACTTAGTTACTCCTGCTATGAGAAGGCATGGAAAGTGCACAAAAAAGGCAACAAATAGCAAATAGCACATACAATCATCAAGAGAACAGCTTCAATGGCATCTTTGATGTAAATGAAAGATCTCTGAGATTGACCACCATCCACTAGCTTGAGTGGTTCACGGCGCAAGAGAGCCTGGGGGACAAGAAATGAACATCACAAAAAAGCAGCCAGAGATATAGATCATGCAAATCAATTCTGCATGCTTTAAATTCATGGCAGGAAAAATCAGACTAACATTGCTAAAGCATGCCAGAACCCTGGGAACACCCTCACTTGGACCATCAATACCAGGTATGAAGTCCATTCTGGGTCCAATCCAGTTGAAAGGTCTCACAATGGTGAACTCAAGGCCATTCTCCGCGCCCTCAGCTGTAATCAAGAACAAGTTAGTGAAAGATGTTGCAATTATGCCAAAAATAGTATCAATGGACAAGATAGATTACCATATATCAGCCTCTCAATCAACTGTTTTGCACATGCATAGGACCACCTCTGCTTCTCAATTGGTCCAAAAATACAGGGGGAAGCATCTTCTTTAAGAATGTAGTAGGCAGGATCCTATGATAATATAGCACATACAACTACTCAAGCTCGtgaaatgataattaaaaaacaATAACAAACAGAACCACACAAACCCTTAATCATTAATTCATTTGAAACTGTTGAGCTAACAAGGAAATCGATAATATCCATAATTAGCGAATGCAAGTGCAAAGTAATTATTGATTTCTAAACTCCTTTGCAGGCAAATACATGTACAGTCTGATGGGCAACATTGTCAAAATTAAACAAGGATGCTCTAATGGCATCAAAGAAATCCTACATAACAAAAAATAAGTTATACATGATTATGTATCTGATAAGGAAATAAAGAGCCACAAACTCAGTACCACTTATTAGAACATCTCTACCTGGATTTATCAATACATGCTGTCAATATTCAATAAAATAACTTTAGCAATTAGCATTGCAAAACTACTTAACTTTAGGAAACACAAAAATACTCAAGCATTTGCTCATAGATTGTCAACacaacagtaaaatttgcatgttATCAAGGCTTCAAAACATGCAAACCTCTATATCATTTAACTGTACTGGATTTGCCAACACAAATATCAGGAAAAATCAACCTGTTTGTATTTCACAATCATGAACCATAACCAAATGCCAATATCAAGGGCTCTACAAGACAAACTCATCATAAATAACACTCTTAACATGACATCACAGTACAAATGAAACCACACACAAAGAAATCCAAATGTTATTAACCAATCTTGGTGGAAGACATAAGGCCCATGTGCTAAGGGGTTTTAAGTTCACA contains these protein-coding regions:
- the LOC110645789 gene encoding UDP-D-apiose/UDP-D-xylose synthase 1, whose protein sequence is MATAMNRVDLDGRPIRPITICMIGAGGFIGSHLCEKLLMETPHTILALDVYNDKIKHLLKTESLSWNDRIQFHRLNIKNDSRLEGLIKMADLTINLAAICTPADYNTRPLDTIYSNFIDSLPVVKYCTENNKRLIHFSTCEVYGKTIGSFLPKDSPLRQDPAYYILKEDASPCIFGPIEKQRWSYACAKQLIERLIYAEGAENGLEFTIVRPFNWIGPRMDFIPGIDGPSEGVPRVLACFSNALLRREPLKLVDGGQSQRSFIYIKDAIEAVLLMIENPARANGHIFNVGNPYNEVTVRQLAEMMTEVYANVSGEPALEVPTVDVSSKEFYGEGYDDSDKRVPDMTIINRQLGWNPKTSLWDLLESTLTYQHRTYAEAVKKAIARPSSS